One stretch of Sander lucioperca isolate FBNREF2018 chromosome 13, SLUC_FBN_1.2, whole genome shotgun sequence DNA includes these proteins:
- the LOC116037675 gene encoding solute carrier family 13 member 5-like — protein sequence MAVYWCTEVLPLAVTALLPTILFPVLGIMESKDVCMQYLKDTNMLFMGGLMVAVAVEHWNLHKRIALRVLLLVGVRPALLMLGFMGVTAFLSMWISNTATTAMMVPIVQAILDQLHGNVDLEPSSKSQRQSVDLHQEQQEKASAIQKTVAPNVLENGLNGATPTQSNPESPRDLRDNMSSEQEVFSEGQMDGQEIGKPTPQDKPPSECNDSGPAVASAETVYCQMELEELSDEQDERRRMSKGLLLSVCYAASIGGIATLTGTGPNLVLMGQMSQLFPDNGDVINFASWFAFAFPTMVLTLTLAWFWLQLLYIGFNLRKAWGCGLVQSEKERAAYEVIRDEHRRLGPVSYGEFNVLALLILMVVLWFTRDPRFMGGWATHAFNANAEYVTDATVALFVAVLLFVLPSEPPRFLSCWRNTHTEPPVCRGPAPALLTWQVTQQKMPWNIVLLLGGGFALAKGSEESGLSLWLGSQMTPLHSIPPWAIAVVLCLLVATFTECTSNVATATLFLPILASMSQSINLNPLYVMIPCTLSASFAFMLPVATPPNAIVFSYGLLKVSDMAKAGVVMNVIGISCISLAINSWGYVIFGLDSFPAWANATAPA from the exons ATGGCGGTGTACTGGTGCACTGAGGTGTTGCCGCTGGCGGTGACCGCGCTGCTGCCGACCATCCTGTTCCCCGTTCTCGGTATAATGGAGTCCAAAgat GTGTGTATGCAGTACCTGAAGGACACCAACATGCTGTTCATGGGCGGGCTGATGGTGGCCGTGGCCGTGGAGCACTGGAACCTCCACAAACGCATCGCGCTCCGAGTCCTGCTGCTGGTCGGAGTCCGACCCGCCCT GTTGATGCTGGGGTTCATGGGAGTGACGGCCTTCCTGTCCATGTGGATCAGCAACACAGCCACCACTGCCATGATGGTCCCAATCGTCCAGGCCATCCTGGACCAGCTCCACGGCAACGTAGACCTCGAACCCTCCTCCAAGAGCCAGAGACAGAGTGTTGACCTACACCAGGAACAGCAGGAGAAAGCTAGTGCCATCCAGAAAACTGTTGCTCCGAACGTCCTGGAGAACG GTCTGAATGGGGCGACGCCAACACAAAGCAACCCAGAGAGTCCCAGAGACCTACGAGACAACATGTCCTCCGAGCAGGAAGTGTTTTCAGAGGGTCAGATGGACGGACAGGAGATTGGGAAACCCACACCACAGGACAAACCTCCATCAGAGTGCAACGACAGTGGGCCTG CGGTGGCGTCGGCGGAGACAGTCTACTGTCAGATGGAGTTGGAGGAGCTGAGCGACGAGCAGGacgagaggaggaggatgagtaAAGGACTcctgctgtctgtgtgttacGCCGCCAGCATCGGAGGCATCGCCACTCTGACTGGAACCGGACCCAACCTGGTTCTGATGGGACAGATGAGCCA ACTCTTCCCCGATAACGGTGACGTGATCAACTTTGCGTCGTGGTTTGCGTTCGCCTTCCCCACCATGGTGCTGACGCTGACGCTGGCCTGGTTCTGGCTGCAGTTGCTCTACATCGGCTTCAA CCTGCGGAAGGCGTGGGGTTGCGGGCTGGTGCAGTCGGAGAAGGAGCGGGCGGCGTACGAGGTGATCAGAGACGAGCATCGGCGTTTGGGACCGGTGAGTTACGGAGAGTTCAACGTCCTGGCGCTCCTCATCCTCATGGTGGTGCTGTGGTTCACACGAGACCCGCGCTTCATGGGCGGCTGGGCCACGCACGCCTTCAACGCCAACGCCGA gtacGTCACTGACGCCACCGTCGCtctgtttgttgctgttttgttgTTCGTTCTTCCATCTGAGCCGCCACGCTTCCTCAGCTGCtggaggaacacacacacag AGCCCCCAGTGTGCCGAGGCCCCGCCCCCGCGCTGCTCACCTGGCAGGTGACTCAGCAGAAGATGCCGTGGAACatcgtgctgctgctgggaggcGGCTTCGCTCTGGCCAAAGGCAGCGAG gagtcTGGTCTGTCCCTCTGGCTTGGTTCTCAGATGACTCCCCTCCACTCCATCCCTCCGTGGGCCATCGCCGTCGTTCTCTGCCTCCTCGTCGCCACCTTCACTGAGTGCACCAGCAACGTCGCCACGGCAACACTCTTCCTGCCCATCCTGGCTTCAATG TCTCAGTCCATAAACCTGAACCCTCTGTACGTCATGATCCCCTGCACGCTCAGCGCCTCCTTCGCCTTCATGCTGCCGGTGGCCACGCCCCCCAACGCCATCGTCTTCTCCTACGGTCTCCTCAAAGTGTCTGACATG GCTAAAGCCGGCGTGGTGATGAATGTCATCGGGATCAGCTGCATCAGTCTGGCGATCAACAGCTGGGGTTACGTCATCTTCGGCCTGGACTCGTTCCCGGCCTGGGCCAACGCCACCGCACCGGCGTAG